Proteins co-encoded in one Montipora capricornis isolate CH-2021 chromosome 12, ASM3666992v2, whole genome shotgun sequence genomic window:
- the LOC138025624 gene encoding uncharacterized protein codes for MAANYMESSEKSPPIWTRSSITSCSCSDKSYRHVHCPCSSCNGRAVDRGTELRHWKENQIVSKTRSLLDEFREPLPGCSFNPTEDGLSDEETEMDEDIEGMQFDNSNNGSDEEEDERCASLPREKIRQHVSDKPEEREPNPLRKLVVNAVLDALRIVKESGSSCQTFEDILNYGKTLLLAGHNSENIDREILLTLWPRNWNSVQNLLKEEGYEDAKLLFICICRNEKEQTRNGKTTKKFVYTGKYSVLENKDDLCIYCGKKGYLKYYYLGISTKVKNWFKSVDMCRKMLSHWNARDNWLGCQNSNPEKCEFWDGERWIELQWFWDPNTTWTLPSLCHHCGLPVSSDQLINSPNGIDGSKDVECPNCFEIFEHRIKVTNGSPLNLALVGHWDGWKPFGTSYRGCGSLEVSITNMTKNDRNHVEEVYVVGFIPCYQVPNLPEALDPFLQPLLQDISKGFIDGFKVFSYPREIEVEGYQTSEEETVRVLLLCWTADHPGQCECGKFLNQGKSGCRRCKMVGKLLENSTNTHVYYGENRYHFRYPWEERSIESSVEDMFDIDRETRVSIRKAMSSTKGFTGTSIKYLYPLYGFDILKHLVFDVFHTVCLNVVKNQLERILELKLFDPSYLDDQVENFPWTQELKAGRIPRSLAQCKEVHVGQWKAEGLQKFSFPMADCIFMGKLGDRQELEIQSFVSRLTELHFYSGRTSWDDNMIELHRKLAWRLNIQIEEIQGLHMCTISVHNLIHIHEDIINFSSPDNYWCAVYERAVKQYVKKSNNCKGIQATFAQSQSRREFLKPLQASDQRKAGKVDLAMGFASSAEIAHMQSEKEPQTRRQFLLGAMSKVKSLPLNERVKIADTLDISAREVSAVVFVSSKAFLSDVGYQGSVVYKGENVIADINGHETVLLICNFLSIRCEGTERATLLTVGPSYPPLTTEDGSQASDFWSGFIKVKAEPGSEQLLFPLDCVKRKVILYNCDDGVNSVVDYQRQARQLPYTIIVPVYIECGDMLSIQGEHLHDIWFGHVQSIDHCQRTVDVFFFVESSRHKNLYVRETQGRHGRNTVSWHSVIGIARKFTNIVARWPGSCHDCHIFRSSNICQFLEENHNSLDDGIVLGDSGYACSPFLMTAYANPEIPQQEAYNSAHTKTRVVIEQTYGRWKRRFHVLHSEIRMAPEKVCLIIGARAVLHNIAVLLNEPMDDADLPDEVPEVEVYDGPQQGLTIRNHICNTFFG; via the exons ATGGCGGCAAACTATATggaaagtagcgaaaaaagtcctCCGATTTGGACAAGAAGTAGCATCACATCGTGCTCCTGCAGTGATAAGTCATACCGTCATGTTCACTGCCCTTGTTCAAGCTGCAATGGACGAGCAGTGGATAGAGGTACCGAACTTAGGCACTGGAAAGAAAACCAAATTGTTTCCAAAACTCGGTCCCTATTGGATGAGTTTCGCGAACCTTTACCTGGATGTAGTTTCAACCCTACTGAAGATGGCCTCTCAGATGAGGAAACAGAGATGGATGAAGATATTGAAGGTATGCAATTTGACAACAGCAATAATGGTAGCGATGAAGAGGAAGATGAACGCTGTGCCAGCTTGCCGAGAGAGAAAATCCGGCAACATGTTTCTGACAAACCTGAAGAAAGGGAGCCCAACCCTTTGAGGAAATTAGTGGTTAATGCCGTTCTAGACGCTCTTAGGATTGTGAAGGAAAGTGGATCGTCTTGCCAAACGTTTGAGGACATTTTAAATTATGGCAAAACTCTTTTATTAGCCGGCCATAATAGTGAAAATATAGATCGTGAAATTTTGCTTACCTTGTGGCCAAGAAACTGGAACTCAGTGCAGAATCTGTTAAAAGAAGAGGGATACGAAGACGCCAAATTACTGTTTATTTGCATCTGTCGAAATGAAAAGGAACaaacaagaaatggaaaaacTACTAAGAAATTTGTTTACACTGGAAAATACAGCGTCCTGGAGAATAAGGATGACTTGTGCATTTACTGTGGAAAAAAAGGCTATCTAAAATACTACTACCTAGGCATCAGCACAAAAGTGAAGAATTGGTTTAAAAGTGTTGATATGTGTAGAAAAATGTTGTCCCATTGGAACGCACGTGATAACTGGCTTGGTTGCCAAAACAGCAATCCAGAAAAATGTGAATTCTGGGATGGCGAGCGATGGATTGAACTGCAGTGGTTCTGGGACCCTAACACCACTTGGACTTTGCCATCACTTTGTCATCATTGTGGATTACCAGTTTCATCCGATCAGTTAATCAATTCTCCCAATGGCATAGATGGAAGTAAAGATGTAGAATGCCCAAACTGTTTTGAAATCTTTGAACACCGTATTAAAGTCACCAATGGATCTCCTTTGAATTTGGCCCTAGTGGGACACTGGGATGGATGGAAACCATTTGGGACAAGTTATAGAGGGTGTGGATCACTAGAAGTTAGCATTACAAACATGACCAAAAATGACAGGAACCATGTAGAAGAGGTATATGTGGTTGGCTTTATTCCTTGCTATCAGGTTCCCAACCTACCTGAAGCTCTTGACCCATTTTTACAGCCATTACTGCAGGACATATCTAAAGGGTTTATTGATGGTTTCAAGGTTTTCAGCTATCCAAGGGAGATAGAGGTAGAAGGCTATCAAACTAGTGAAGAGGAGACAGTACGTGTGCTACTTCTGTGCTGGACAGCAGATCACCCGGGACAGTGCGAATGTGGCAAGTTCTTGAATCAAGGAAAGTCTGGATGCAGGAGATGTAAAATGGTTGGTAAACTACTTGAGAATAGCACAAACACACATGTGTATTATGGAGAAAACCGTTACCACTTTAGATATCCTTGGGAAGAGAGATCCATTGAATCTTCTGTAGAGGACATGTTTGACATAGACCGTGAAACAAGAGTTAGCATTCGCAAAGCAATGTCATCTACCAAAGGCTTCACTGGAACGAGCATTAAATACCTTTACCCACTGTATGGTTTTGACATCCTGAAGCACCTGGTATTTGATGTTTTTCACACTGTCTGCCTTAATGTTGTGAAAAATCAGTTAGAGAGAATTCTAGAGCTGAAGCTCTTCGATCCATCATATTTAGATGATCAAGTTGAGAATTTCCCATGGACACAAGAGCTTAAAGCTGGAAGAATTCCTCGATCACTTGCACAATGTAAAGAAGTACATGTAGGACAGTGGAAAGCCGAAGGACTGCAGAAGTTTTCCTTTCCTATGGCTGACTGTATATTTATGGGCAAACTAGGTGACAGGCAGGAATTGGAAATCCAATCATTTGTTTCCAGACTTACAGAACTCCACTTTTATAGTGGCCGAACATCATGGGATGATAACATGATTGAACTGCACAGAAAGTTAGCGTGGCGGCTCAACATTCAGATTGAAGAAATTCAGGGATTGCACATGTGCACGATATCAGTGCATAATTTGATTCACATACATGAAGACATAATCAATTTTTCTTCCCCTGACAACTATTGGTGTGCGGTATATGAGAGGGCTGTAAAACAATACGTTAAAAAGTCAAATAACTGCAAAGGGATTCAAGCAACATTTGCTCAGTCACAGTCCAGGCGGGAATTTTTGAAACCACTGCAAGCTTCTGATCAGAGGAAGGCTGGAAAAGTTGACTTGGCAatg GGATTTGCCAGTTCAGCTGAAATCGCCCACATGCAATCAGAAAAGGAACCTCAAACTCGACGACAATTTCTACTGGGTGCAATGTCAAAGGTCAAATCACTGCCACTGAATGAGAGAGTCAAAATTGCAGACACACTGGATATTTCTGCGAGAGAGGTGTCTGCAGTTGTCTTTGTTTCAAGTAAGGCCTTCCTGTCTGACGTAGGATATCAGGGATCAGTTGTCTACAAAGGAGAGAATGTTATAGCAGACATCAATGGCCATGAGACGGTTTTACTGATATGCAACTTTTTGTCTATCAGATGTGAAGGAACAGAACGTGCAACACTGTTGACAGTTGGGCCAAGTTACCCTCCTCTTACTACAGAGGACGGAAGTCAAGCAAGTGATTTCTGGAGTGGATTTATTAAAGTCAAGGCTGAACCAGGTTCTGAGCAGTTGTTATTCCCACTTGACTGTGTCAAGAGAAAGGTTATACTCTACAACTGTGATGATGGTGTAAATTCTGTTGTTGACTACCAGAGGCAAGCAAGACAGCTGCCATACACCATCATTGTTCCAGTTTATATTGAGTGCGGCGATATGCTGTCTATTCAAGGAGAACATTTGCATGATATTTGGTTTGGCCATGTCCAAAGTATTGACCACTGTCAAAGAACAGTTgatgtatttttctttgttgaaaGTAGCAGGCACAAGAATCTGTATGTTAGGGAGACACAAGGGAGACATGGTAGAAACACTGTTTCTTGGCACTCTGTCATTGGAATTGCAA GgaagtttacaaatattgttgcaAGATGGCCTGGAAGCTGCCATGACTGCCACATTTTTCGGTCATCTAATATATGTCAGTTTCTGGAAGAGAACCATAACTCCCTTGATGATGGCATCGTTCTAGGAGACAGCGGATATGCATGCTCCCCATTCCTCATGACTGCATATGCCAATCCAGAAATCCCACAGCAGGAGGCGTATAATTCAGCACACACTAAAACACGGGTGGTAATTGAGCAAACTTATGGGAGATGGAAACGGCGTTTCCATGTATTGCATTCTGAAATCAGAATGGCTCCAGAGAAAGTTTGCTTAATTATTGGTGCCCGTGCTGTGTTGCACAATATTGCTGTACTTCTCAATGAGCCCATGGATGATGCAGATTTGCCAGATGAAGTTCCTGAAGTGGAAGTCTATGATGGGCCTCAACAGGGACTGACCATCAGAAATCATATTTGTAACACATTTTTTGGCTGA
- the LOC138026715 gene encoding uncharacterized skeletal organic matrix protein 5-like has translation MDQKLGYLTIFSIFFIPRLFMMASSKRCEPKLLESGGALKNHILKTVAVRTPLDCFFLCQNNMKCKSYNFMISFDICELNNSTKEARPHDFLPDGARFYMGIRRDTAVPVSSSSCKELYEKHKFSKSQVYPLMFGSQKIPVYCHMGNFGCGGGGWTLAIKIDGKKKTFHYDSALWSNKNAYNLPGGKTGFDFEETKLPTYWNTSFSKICLGMKISGRQLIRFLVINKQAQSLHSLIADGKYSYTSLSRDKWKTLIGSQASLQDNCNRNGFNAASKGHSRTRIGIIGNNENDCVTPDSRIGFGNGGFHDDSNTCGNFAVDGAYSDNGGKNITAMGYILVQ, from the exons ATGGATCAGAAGCTTGGATATTTGACGATCTTTTCAATATTCTTTATTCCACGGTTGTTCATGATGGCTTCTAGCAAACGGTGTGAGCCCAAGTTATTAGAGTCCGGCGGAGCTCTTAAGAATCACATTTTAAAAACAGTTGCTGTCAGAACTCCTCTTGACTGCTTCTTTCTATGTCAAAATAATATGAAGTGCAAAAGCTACAATTTCATGATTAGCTTCGATATCTGCGAGCTGAATAACAGTACTAAAGAAGCTAGACCCCATGACTTCCTACCAGATGGCGCTAGGTTCTATATGGGGATAAGGCGCGATACAG CTGTTCCTGTCTCTTCGTCTTCGTGCAAAGAGCTGTATGAAAAACACAA GTTCTCCAAAAGCCAAGTGTATCCACTGATGTTTGGGTCGCAGAAGATTCCTGTTTATTGTCACATGGGAAACTTTGGATGCGGAGGTGGAGGATGGACGCTTGCGATAAAGATTGACGGCAAAAAG aaaacCTTTCATTATGATTCGGCCTTGTGGAGCAACAAAAACGCCTACAACCTCCCAGGAGGGAAGACTGGGTTTGACTTTGAAGAGACCAAGCTACCGACCTACTGGAACACGTCTTTCTCCAAGATCTGCCTCGGTATGAAGATCTCTGGTCGACAGCTAATCAGATTTCTGGTCATCAACAAGCAGGCCCAGTCTCTGCATTCACTGATAGCTGACGGCAAATACAGCTACACATCACTGAGCCGCGACAAATGGAAGACGCTTATTGGTTCGCAGGCGTCCTTGCAGGACAACTGTAACAGAAATGGGTTCAATGCCGCTTCTAAAGGCCACTCTAGAACAAGAATCGGCATCATTGGAAACAACGAGAACGACTGCGTTACTCCTGATTCCAGAATTGGGTTTGGTAACGGAGGATTTCATGATGATTCCAACACATGTGGGAACTTTGCAGTGGATGGCGCTTATTCAGATAATGGGGGCAAAAACATTACAGCTATGGGATATATTTTGGTTCAGTAG